The following are from one region of the Rhizobacter sp. AJA081-3 genome:
- a CDS encoding molecular chaperone — protein sequence MSDKPTAMTFASADDSEELARAELYGLLSRLWLAAPDEALLAQFRVAVTQAPQEGAFLERPWQALVAAMRATTAEAAAREYDGLFLGVGKPEVFLYGSYYLSGFLNEKPLAALRHDLAALGLARDETRGETEDHIAGVFEVMRYLIAGDDVAVCNLEQQRRFFRGHLQPWVEKLCDAVDAQPRAQLYRALADFTRAFVQVETQGFDLLEQ from the coding sequence ATGAGCGACAAGCCGACCGCCATGACCTTCGCCAGCGCCGACGACAGCGAGGAGCTGGCGCGAGCCGAGCTGTACGGGCTGCTGTCGCGGCTGTGGCTGGCCGCGCCCGACGAGGCGCTGCTGGCGCAGTTCCGTGTCGCGGTGACGCAGGCGCCGCAGGAAGGCGCCTTCCTCGAAAGGCCGTGGCAGGCGCTGGTGGCCGCGATGCGCGCCACCACCGCCGAGGCCGCGGCGCGCGAGTACGACGGCCTGTTCCTCGGCGTGGGCAAGCCGGAGGTGTTCCTCTACGGCTCGTACTACCTCAGCGGCTTCCTCAACGAGAAGCCGCTGGCCGCGTTGCGGCACGACCTGGCCGCGCTCGGCCTGGCGCGCGACGAGACCCGCGGCGAGACCGAGGACCACATCGCCGGCGTCTTCGAGGTGATGCGCTACCTGATCGCCGGGGACGACGTGGCGGTGTGCAACCTCGAGCAGCAGCGCCGCTTCTTCCGCGGGCACCTGCAGCCCTGGGTCGAGAAGCTGTGCGATGCGGTGGATGCGCAGCCGCGCGCGCAGCTGTACCGAGCGCTGGCCGACTTCACGCGCGCCTTCGTGCAGGTCGAGACGCAGGGCTTCGACCTGCTGGAGCAGTAG